The genomic interval CGGTGAGAATAGGTCAATGGGCAATCGCAATAGGAAATCCATTCGGTTTTGCTGTTAATTCTCCCGAACCTACGGTTACAGTAGGGGTTGTCAGCGCTTTACATAGACATCTGCCTGCGACAGAGCACAGGGACAGGATATATACCGACTTGATACAGACAGATGCTGCCATTAACCCCGGCAATAGTGGAGGACCACTCTTAAACTTAAAAGGTGAGGTTATAGGTATAAATGTTGCGATATATACTACCACAGGTGGTTATCAGGGCGTTGGTTTTGCCATACCGGTTGAACAGGCAAGATATGTGTTGGATAGACTTATTAAAGGCGAAGAGATAGAGTACGGTTGGCTTGGTATTCAGATACAGGATTTAACTCAGGAGCTTGCAGATTATCTTGGGCTCCCTGACAAAAAAGGTACGCTTATAGCCAAAGTCATAGAGCCTGGCCCTGCTTATAGCGGAGGATTAAAAGAGGGTGATGTTGTAAGGGAGTTAGATGGCGAGGTCGTTGAGGGCAAAAATGATCTTTTAAATAAGGTTGTGCATAAGGATGTAGGCAGTAGAATAAAGATAAAAATAATAAGAGATAAGAAGCCTATTGCTATAACCATTACTCTTGGTAAGAGGCCTGATAATTTTTCGATTTCATCTGGAGAAGTAGAAAAGTATAACTTTAGAGGAATCGGTGTCAGCGTTCTTAGCGATGAATTAAGGTCTAGATATGGAATAACGGAGCGAGGCGGTGTTGTTGTAATGAAAGTTGAACCGGGTTCTATTGCTGCTAAGAAAGGAGTAAAGCCTGGAGATGTTATACTTGAGATTAATAAAAAGGTGATAGATAGCGTGAAAAGTTTTAAAGAGGCAACCTTAGAATTAAAAGGTCAGGCTTTAATCAGAACTCAGAGAGGTTATCTTTTATTGAATCCGGAGGGGTAGAGTGGATTCGTTTAGATACGCTCAGATACTTTTAAAATATCGGCCGCGTTCTGAAGAAGAGATTAAAGAGAGACTCTCTCTGCGGGGTTATGATAGTGAGAATATTAAAGAAGTTGTAAGAAGATTAAAGCAGTGCGGTTTGATAAACGATTTGAAATTTGCAAAGTATTGGATGGAATATCGCCTTTTGTATAGTTCCAGAAGTAAGTTTTATACGGTATTTGAGCTTAAGAGAAAAGGGGTCTCTGGAGATATAATTGAGAGCATATTAAGGGATTTTGAAGCTGTAGATGAAAAAGATATTGTATTTAGACTCGCTGAAAAGAAGGTAAAAAGTATGAGTAAGATTAAAGATCGTTTAACAAAAAGACGTAGACTATACGCTTATCTAGGAAGAAGAGGATTTGGATCTTCAATTTC from Candidatus Kaelpia imicola carries:
- a CDS encoding Do family serine endopeptidase, producing MKLFKFLGFLTLFVAGLFLGAALIVRTDLGSPVRAESGDREAAILFEDQPNLEVLSLESAFIRVAEEVGPAVVSIQSERTGSISGERLHSPFGGDDLFSYFFKDFFGEMPKREFRSIGLGSGIVINSEGYILTNQHVVDNADSITVTLSDGREFNAKLVGQDYRSDLAVLKIEAEDLPYVKLAGRGTVRIGQWAIAIGNPFGFAVNSPEPTVTVGVVSALHRHLPATEHRDRIYTDLIQTDAAINPGNSGGPLLNLKGEVIGINVAIYTTTGGYQGVGFAIPVEQARYVLDRLIKGEEIEYGWLGIQIQDLTQELADYLGLPDKKGTLIAKVIEPGPAYSGGLKEGDVVRELDGEVVEGKNDLLNKVVHKDVGSRIKIKIIRDKKPIAITITLGKRPDNFSISSGEVEKYNFRGIGVSVLSDELRSRYGITERGGVVVMKVEPGSIAAKKGVKPGDVILEINKKVIDSVKSFKEATLELKGQALIRTQRGYLLLNPEG
- a CDS encoding regulatory protein RecX, which codes for MDSFRYAQILLKYRPRSEEEIKERLSLRGYDSENIKEVVRRLKQCGLINDLKFAKYWMEYRLLYSSRSKFYTVFELKRKGVSGDIIESILRDFEAVDEKDIVFRLAEKKVKSMSKIKDRLTKRRRLYAYLGRRGFGSSISREAINSVLSD